CCCACGCACGGGCCACCTCAGGTGATCCGACCAGCTCCCGGATCTCGTCGAGCGCGGCGCTCACTGCGGAGCGATCGAGGGTTCCGACGAAGGTGAGCGGCATGCCGCCACGGTGACACCTGATCCGGTCGTTCGCCATCCGCAATGTTCCGGCAACGGACGGGCTGGTCCCGGGTCGGGACGTCGCGGCGAGGGGAGCTCAGGCGTGCTCGTCCGACGCGTGTTCGCTCGGCTGGACGGACCACTCCGGCGGCTCGTCCGCACCGGACTGCTCGTCCCGCTCGGCGTCCTCGGCCGTCGCCTGCACAGCGTTCGCTGCGTGGTGCACCGGTGCGTACACCGCGTACAGGCGGAGCGGCTCGTCGCCGGTGTTGGTGACGTTGTGCCAGGTGCCGGCGGGGACCATGATCGCCCAGCCGTCCTCGACCACCTGGTCGAAGTCGAGCTGGTCCTCGGCGGAGCCCATCTGCACGCGACCGCGCCCGCCGTCGACGCGGAGGAACTGGTCGGTCTCGGGGTGCGACTCGAGACCGATGTCGTCGCCGGGCGGGATCGACATGAGCGTCACCTGGAGGTACGTGCCCGACCATGCGACGGCTCGGTAGTTGTCGTTGGCCAGCGTTGCCTTCTCCAGGTCGAAGCTCTGGGGCTGAGGTCCGATGTCAGCGATGGTCATGGTGATCTCCTGATAGACGACGGTGTTCCGGGGCGCGCGTTCCACGCTAGGCCACGGTGGTTCGAGTTCCTGACCCGGAGCATCGCGCACCGGGTGGAGGGCGCGACACACTTGCGGAGGTCAGTCCTCGAGCAGCGCGAACGTTGCGAGCGCGTGGACGAGCGACGAGCCGTCCTGTTCGACGTCGGCCTCGCACACGGTGAGGCTCTCTCCCCGCTTGCGGACCTCGGCGGTGGCGCGCAGCTCGCCTGGCTTGCCGGGGCGCAGATAGGTGATCGTGAGCTGGCTGGTGGCAGGAGTCTCCCCGTCCACGGCACTCCGGATGGCGGCACCCATTGTCGCGTCGACCAGGGTGGCGAGCATCCCGCCGTGGACGGTGCCGGCAGCGTTGAGATGCCGCTCGTCGGCGTCCACCGTCAGCGTTGCTCGTCCGTCGTCGCCCTCGGGGGCCTGGGCGCCGATCGTCGACATGAATCCGTTCTGTGTGTCCGTCACGCGCTCTCGTACCCGAGATCGAGCCGTTCACGCCGACCGTCGGTGCCGCGCCCCAGCCGTCGCGAGCCGTGAGTGACGACTCGTGCTCAGCGACGTCCTCGGCAGGCCCGAGCGGCTGAGCAGTCGTTGTGACCTCGCTCTGATCTCGTGATGAGGGACGTCGACGACCGTAGGACCTAGACGGCGAAGCACTCGCCGACCGAGGCGCAGGCCTCTCCAATCAGCAGAGATGAGTCAGTCATGCCCACCATCCACCGCAGCATCCAGGACAGCACCGCGGCGATCCCCGTACCGGGAACCGGGGACCGCGATGTCGAGTTCGTCTTCGACGCACCCGGGCTCTCGGCGTCGACGAGCCGGGACGACCGGCCCTTCCTGTCGTACACCGTGAACCCGCTGTCGAACGCCGAGGCCAACCTCGTCGTCTCCATCAACGGGACGGAGATCGTCAACGAGACGTTCACGTCCTCCCCGAAGCGCACGCTGGTCGAGATCTTCGACCGCTCGGTGCTCGACAGGACCGACAACGACCTGCGGGTGCTGGTCCCCAGTCCGGGCTCCCTGTCGGTGTCCGACCTGATCGTCGGCTACACGTCGGCCTGACCCCGACCCGCAGGACGACGCCGGCCCGGCGGAGCTGAGCGCCGCCGGGCCGGCGTCACGGTCTTCAGTGTTCGACGCGGAGCACCTTGTCGTTGCCCTGGCTGTCGGTACGCGAGTCCCAGCCGTCGCCGCCGTCGAGGAGGTCATCTCCGGCGTCGCCACCGAGGAAGTCGTCGTCCACCCCACCGAGCACCGAGTCATCCCCGTAGCCGCCGTGCAGGTCATCACTCCCCTCGTCCCCCGCCAGGCAGTCCCTGCCGGGCCCTCCGAACAACGCGTCGTCGCCGGGACCGCCGATCAGCACGTCGTCACCGCCGCCGCCGATCAGGACGTCGTCGCCGCCGAGCCCGAAGATGCGGTCGTTGCCGGGTCCGCCGGTGAGCACGTCGGGGCCGGCGCCCCCGACGATGACCAGCCCGCCGGCACCGCAGTCGCCGCTGACCACCGGGACGGCGCCCGCCGCCACAGGGGCGAGGACGGCAGCCGACAGGCCGGCGGCCAGCGCTGCACGGGCGACCCGGGCGCGGCGGCGTGACGAGGTGTGATAGTGCGTGTGGTCCATGGCGTGGTCTCCTGAGAGTCGCGGTTGATGCCAGGACGGTCGCACGCACCCGTCACAACGCGGTCACAACCGCCGATCCGGGGTCGCGGAGGCGTCGTCAGACGTCCGTCAGCCGCGGCCCGCGCTCCGGTGGTGGAGCGCCGATCATGATCATCGCCTCGCGCCACCGGTCGAAGGCCCGCTCGGCCTCGCCATGTCGACCGGACCCAGCGAGCGAGCGGACGAGCAGCCGGTGGACCTGCTCGTCGAACGGCTCGATCGCGAGCAGCCGGACGAGGGTGTCCTGGGCTTGCGCGGCCCGCCCCAACCGGCCGAGCGTCGTCGCGAGGCGGCGCAACGTGCGCAGCTGGGCGATGCGGACCTCCTCGCGCAGCGGCGCGGCCCACGCCTCGTCGGCCTCGTCCTCCAACGCCTGACCCGGATGCCGTCGGTCGAGGTCCGCCAGGACCAGCAGCGCGGCCTCGGCCCGTCCCTCCTGCAACAAGGAAGCGGCCTCGTCGGCGTCGGTGAGGTAGTCCTCCACGTCGACCGAGACCGTGTCGAGGTTCAACCACAGGCCCCGGCCGTCGGAGGCCACGAACTGCTCCGCCGGCCACGCCTTGTCCGGATCCAGCACCGTGCGCACCGTGGAGAGCAGGACCGAGAGCCGGTGCGGGGTCCGGACGGGGTCGTCATCGGGCCACAGCAGCTCACACAGCCGCTCACGGGACACCGGACGACCACGGTGCGCGACGAGCACCTTGAGCAGCGTGCGCGCCTGCCGCGAACGCCACTTCTGCAGCGGTACCACGCGGCCCTGCACACTGACCCGGAAGCGACCCAGCACACGCACCCGGATGGCGCGATCGCTCGAGCCCGCGCCGTGCAGGACCCGCGACTCGGGCACGCCCAGCCGGCGCAGGGTGTTGGCGGCGTCGCGTGCCGTGGCCCGAGCGGTCGCGTCGGCACCGACCAGGCGCCCGAGCTCGACCTGCACGCGGGCGCAGGCCGGGGTCGCGCCGCCGGCGGACCAGATCGACAACGCCTCGTTCAGCAGCATCCTGCTCCGGTGCGGGTCGGTCTCCACGGCTGCGGCCAGCTCGAGCGACTCGGCCAGCAGGTCGGCGGCCGCCTGGTCGCGAGACTCCCGGACGGCTCGCTCCACGGCGTCCCGAGCCACGGGCCACTGCTCCAGGGACACCGCCGTCCATCCCAGCCCCAGCAGCGCGAAGGGCAGCAGGGCGGGTGTCGCCAGCTCGACCGCCCGGGTGGCGGTCGCCATGGCCCGATCGTCGCCGTGGCCGGCCTCGAGGCGAGCCAGCCCGGCCAGCGCGGGCACGAGCACCTGCAGCTCCCCCGTCGCCGTGGCGAGGTCGACCGCCTCGCCGTACGCCGCCCTGGCCTGCTCGTCGCGACCGAGCTCTCGATGGATCTCGCCGATCCCCAGCAGGCCGAGACCTGCGCGGCCGGCGCCGAGCCTGCTGGAGACAGCCGCTCCCCGGCGGTACTGCCACGCAGCCTCGCCGTAGTCGCCGATCCGCATGAGCGCCTCGCCGAGGTTGTGCATCGCGGCCGGCAGGCGTCCCGACCCACCAGCCAGGGTGCACAGTCGAACCGCCTCCCGTCCGACGCGCGCTGCCTCCAGGAACCGAGCGCCGGCGAGCAGGAGATGGGCCTGGTTGACCCGGACACCCGCGGCGGTGGCCAGGTCACCCGCCTCGACCGCGTGCCGCAGCGCCCGGTCGAGGTGCAGCTCCTTGCGGGTGCCGGTGGAGACCCGGGAGGCTGCCAGGTGAGCCGCTGCCAGCGCTCCCGGCGTGCCGTCCTCCACAGCTTCCCGCAGTGCCTGCGCCGCCACGTCAGCAGCCGCACCTCGTCCACCCAGCATGGACAGCACCTGTGCCCGAGCGGCCAGCCACTCGACGCGCACGATGCCCGAGCCAGCTCCGACGTCCGGCACGCGGTCCAGGGCGGCGAGCGCTGCCCGGTGATCGCCCTCGGTGTAGAGGCAACCCGCCAGGCACGTCGCCAGCCCGGGCGGCAGATCCGTCCCACGGCTCTGTTCGAGCAGCGGGCGGAGGATCCGGCGCCCCGCCTCCGTGTCGCCCGCAAGCCGCAGGGCCTCGGCTCGTACCAGCAGCACGCTCGGGTCGGTTGCCGCAGCCAGCAGCTCAGCCACCTCATCCGGGTGTCCCCCGCGCGCCAGGAGACGGCCGTGCTCCGTCGCCAAGGCGATGACCGCCCGCTCGTCACCCGCCGTGGTCCACGCGCGCAGCGCCGACAGCCACAGCCCCTCCTCCTCGTAGGCCCGCGCCACCCGCTCGAGCACCTCGCCAGGCACGGCCGCCGCTCGGTCGGCAAGACACGCGCCCACCACCGGCACGACCGTCGGCGGCCCCGACCGGTCGAGACCCGGGCGTCGCACCACGAGACCGGTCTCCTCGAGCTCTCGCAGGACAGCCTCAGGATCGGTGGCGCGCGGGCCCGGCACAGCGTCGACGAGAGCGGTCATGACGCCCGGGACGGCAGGCCCGAGCCTGAACAGAGTTCCGAGGAGGGACGCGGTTCCGGGAGGCAGGAGTGCCGCCACGTGAGCGTCCACCCAACCCGCGCACCCGGACCCCGCCCGCGCGAGGTGCTCCACGATGTCGGCTGTCGGATCTCGACGCAGGACGTCACCCGCGAAGTGGACCAGGGCCGGCCAGCCATCGGTCGCCTCCACCACGGCCGATGCCGCCTCGGGGTCGTCGATGGCGTACTCCTCCTCGAGCACTCGAGCGACGCGATACTCGCCGAGCGCGAGGTCGGCCGGACCGCTACGAAACACCGGACCACGGAGCTGTGCGAGGGCGGCAGCAGCGACGGGCGTGCGCGAGGCGAGCATCAGGGTCACGGAGGGCGGCACCTGTCCGAGCCGGTGGGCGAGCCGCGGCTGGTCGTGCGCGTCGAGGCGGTCGACGTCGTCAACGCCCAAGAACGACACGGCGGGGAGGTCGCCGTCGAGCAGCGACGTGGCCGGGGCGACGAGGCCGTCAGCCGGACAGGCGATCTCGAGGGCCGCGGACTTGCCGTAGCCCGCAGCCGCGACGATCAGGCGAACAAGGCCATCGCGGTCCCGAGCCGTCTCGATGCCCATCGTGCACCTCCGCATCGGTGGTCCTCGTCCATTCGACCGCCGAAAAGGGAACTTGTCGAGATCTGGACGACGAGCGACGGCGCCGACACGGACGCGGTCGACGACGCCACGAGAGGACTCCACTGAACTGCCCGGGTCTGCCGCGATCAGCTCGCCCGGATCCGCGGATGAGATTGCACTGTCGAGGTCGTCCCGGACGCTGCGATCGACCCGGTCAGACCACGTCCTTGCTGCATACTGCAGTCATGAAGGTTGCTCGCGATACGTGGCACCTGGCCGTCACGCGAGTCAGACGGGCAACGCAGATGTCACGGCTGCTGTGGTGGGGCTCGATGCTGGTCCCGCCGCTCGTGGCCTTCGTGGCTTTCCCGGAGTTCCTCCTGGAGTCACTCCTCGCCGCCTGTGCGTCACTGGTGGCCATGCGTCGTACCGCCTTCCGTCTGCTCGCAGGGGAAACCGTGCGTTCCATGCAGACAGTGATCAGCACGTCAGGTCCGGACCTGACGTGGCACCAAGTCGCTCAGCTGCTTCGTGACGGCGCCACCCCGGGCAAGGGCATCACATGGGTGACGGTGCACAACGGGACGCACGTCCGCCTTGTTGCCGAGGGAAGTGAGCCCGGTGCGCCTCCACGTTCGTCTTCGCCGTGGGTGTGGGCCATGGGCGGCGGCGGGGGCGTCTGACCACGGACCGCGTGAGGTTCCGTTCACGTCCGGAACTGCCGCGATCCGAGCATCCGCACATGCCGATGAGCGGATGTCGGCAAGAGCATCCGGCCTGAGGACGGGGCGCATGTTCTCTGCGGGGGGGCCGCGCACTCGAGGCGAGCGAGGGCACGTGGGCAGAGGGATGGCTACGGCCACCGAAGCCAAGGCAACTCACCAGTTTCAGTGCGCATGTTCCCCGCCGACGGACCCCATGATCGTGGCCCGGGTGACCTCGACGTGGGTGATACAACGAGAGTCATGAACCGACCCCGGACTGCTCCAGCCACCGTTGCCATCGCCCTGGTCCTCCTGAGCGGCTGTGGTGTCAACGCGGTGCCGCAGGCCGAGTTGGAGAATGGCGTCGGCGACAAGGTCACCGAGCTGGTGGGGACCGCGCCCGACGCCATCGAGTGCCCAGGCGACCTGGACGCCGTGGTCGGCACGACCATGCGCTGCACCTTCACAGACGGTGAGGACGAGCTGGGTGTCACCGTCCGGGTCACCCAGGTCGACATCGGGGACGTCAGCTACGACGTCGCGGTCGACGTGAGCTGAGCCGCGGCCCGCCTCGGCCAGGTGGGAACCCGAGACGCCGACCCCCGGGTAGTTTCCGTGGGGTGACGAACGGCTGCTCCAGCGTCCGGATCTGCCGGGGCCAGCTCACGGATCTTCGATGAGCGGAGTTGTCGGCGCTAGCCTGCTGGCCGTGCCCGAGGACCACCTGACGACGCTGCTGGCGGAGGCTCTTCGCGACCTGGTGCTGTTTGTCGAGAACCGACCCGAGGATGCGACGCCCGAGGACGACGTGCGTGCTCTGGAGGATTTCGTCTACGTGCTCGGTCAGGCTTCGCCAGCCGACAGGGCGCGGGTGAGGCATCTGCTGGGCGATGAAGTCTCCGCGTTCCTCGGCTGGGACTGAGGGCGCACGACATCCCGATCTGCCGCGATCAGCTCGATCGGATCTTCCGATGACCGGACGACCCTGCCCATAGGCTCGTCCGCGTGATCGTCGAAGGCGTAGATCCTCGGGACACCCAGTGGGAAGTCGACTGGCCGGTCTACTGCGTCTACTTCTGGCATCAGCCGCCCGCGCCGGCTGGCGTCGCGCAAGAGCACGCGATGTGGCAGTGCGACGAGTACCGGGTGAGCGATGTAGCCGACGTCGAGGAGGTCCTTGATTGGGCACGGAACAAGGCGCGGTCAGACCAGACCTTCGTCATCTACGTCGAGCAGCGTGACGCTCACCGACGCGGACTCGTGCGCCTTTTCGGAGTCGACCCCGACAGCGCCGCTTAGGCGCCCGGATCTGCCGATGAGCGATCAGTCGCTTAGCGCTGCTACGCGGTCGAGTACCGCCGCAGCAGGTGCGTGCCGATCGAGTGCCGCGAAGCTCCAATAGGTGCTGTCGAGTGCTTCAAGGACCAACAGCGGCTCGGCCTCTTCGGGCATGAAGGCTGAGATGCGCCCATCGATCAACTGGTCCACCTTCGCCGCGAAGACCAGCAACTCATCCCATGCGAAAGACACCGGCTCGCCGCGATCAGGCGCTTCTCAAGTTCGAGGGCGTTGACCCCTACGCCCGGCACAGTCGTGCCGTGGAACTCCTCCAGATGCCATGTCCAGTCGTTGGCTTGGACTACGTCGAGCAAAGCATGTAAACCGAGGTACTCCCCGTCGTCGTTCCACGCCTGCGCGATGACCTCCACGGAGCCAGCGTGTCAGACAACCGGGGTTCGGCGCGGACGGAGTGCGCACTCATCTGCCGCGATCAGCTCGACCGGATCTGCCGAGATCCGGTAGCCAACGTTGCCGAAAGCCCCTTGTCCGAGTGAGCAGGGACGACTGGGCTCCTAGCGCTTCTTGAGCGTTGCCGTGATGGCTTCTACGAAGGTGTCGACGTCCTGTTCGGTGGTGTCGAAGGAGGTCATCCACCGCACTTCGCCGATAGCAGGGTTCCAGTCGTAGAACCTGAACTGCTGCCGGAGTTCGTCGGCGGCGCCGGGGGGTAGTACCGCGAACACGGCGTTGGCTTGCGTGGCATGGGTGAACTCGAGTCCCGGCAGATCGGCTTGTTCGAGTGACGAACGCAGCCGCGCGGCCATGGCGTTGGCGTGCCTGGCGGAGCGCAGGTAGAGGTCGCCGGTGAGCAGTGCCAGGAACTGGGCCGACACGAACCGCATCTTCGAGGCGAGCTGCATGGAGAGCTTGCGCAGGAACAGCAGCCCTTCGGAGGCTGTCGGGTCGAGAACGACGATGGCTTCGCCGTACAGCATGCCGTTCTTGGTGCCGCCGAAGCTGACGATGTCGACGCCGACGTCGGTGGTGAAGTCGCGGAAGGGGGCGTCGAGTGCTGCGGCTGCGTTGCTCAGGCGGGCGCCGTCGAGGTGGAGGACCATCCCGTTGGAGTGGGCATGCTCGGCGATGGCCCGGATCTCTTCGACG
This genomic stretch from Nocardioides renjunii harbors:
- a CDS encoding cupin domain-containing protein; this encodes MTIADIGPQPQSFDLEKATLANDNYRAVAWSGTYLQVTLMSIPPGDDIGLESHPETDQFLRVDGGRGRVQMGSAEDQLDFDQVVEDGWAIMVPAGTWHNVTNTGDEPLRLYAVYAPVHHAANAVQATAEDAERDEQSGADEPPEWSVQPSEHASDEHA
- a CDS encoding PaaI family thioesterase is translated as MSTIGAQAPEGDDGRATLTVDADERHLNAAGTVHGGMLATLVDATMGAAIRSAVDGETPATSQLTITYLRPGKPGELRATAEVRKRGESLTVCEADVEQDGSSLVHALATFALLED
- a CDS encoding calcium-binding protein translates to MDHTHYHTSSRRRARVARAALAAGLSAAVLAPVAAGAVPVVSGDCGAGGLVIVGGAGPDVLTGGPGNDRIFGLGGDDVLIGGGGDDVLIGGPGDDALFGGPGRDCLAGDEGSDDLHGGYGDDSVLGGVDDDFLGGDAGDDLLDGGDGWDSRTDSQGNDKVLRVEH
- a CDS encoding BTAD domain-containing putative transcriptional regulator, giving the protein MGIETARDRDGLVRLIVAAAGYGKSAALEIACPADGLVAPATSLLDGDLPAVSFLGVDDVDRLDAHDQPRLAHRLGQVPPSVTLMLASRTPVAAAALAQLRGPVFRSGPADLALGEYRVARVLEEEYAIDDPEAASAVVEATDGWPALVHFAGDVLRRDPTADIVEHLARAGSGCAGWVDAHVAALLPPGTASLLGTLFRLGPAVPGVMTALVDAVPGPRATDPEAVLRELEETGLVVRRPGLDRSGPPTVVPVVGACLADRAAAVPGEVLERVARAYEEEGLWLSALRAWTTAGDERAVIALATEHGRLLARGGHPDEVAELLAAATDPSVLLVRAEALRLAGDTEAGRRILRPLLEQSRGTDLPPGLATCLAGCLYTEGDHRAALAALDRVPDVGAGSGIVRVEWLAARAQVLSMLGGRGAAADVAAQALREAVEDGTPGALAAAHLAASRVSTGTRKELHLDRALRHAVEAGDLATAAGVRVNQAHLLLAGARFLEAARVGREAVRLCTLAGGSGRLPAAMHNLGEALMRIGDYGEAAWQYRRGAAVSSRLGAGRAGLGLLGIGEIHRELGRDEQARAAYGEAVDLATATGELQVLVPALAGLARLEAGHGDDRAMATATRAVELATPALLPFALLGLGWTAVSLEQWPVARDAVERAVRESRDQAAADLLAESLELAAAVETDPHRSRMLLNEALSIWSAGGATPACARVQVELGRLVGADATARATARDAANTLRRLGVPESRVLHGAGSSDRAIRVRVLGRFRVSVQGRVVPLQKWRSRQARTLLKVLVAHRGRPVSRERLCELLWPDDDPVRTPHRLSVLLSTVRTVLDPDKAWPAEQFVASDGRGLWLNLDTVSVDVEDYLTDADEAASLLQEGRAEAALLVLADLDRRHPGQALEDEADEAWAAPLREEVRIAQLRTLRRLATTLGRLGRAAQAQDTLVRLLAIEPFDEQVHRLLVRSLAGSGRHGEAERAFDRWREAMIMIGAPPPERGPRLTDV
- a CDS encoding DUF4333 domain-containing protein; this translates as MNRPRTAPATVAIALVLLSGCGVNAVPQAELENGVGDKVTELVGTAPDAIECPGDLDAVVGTTMRCTFTDGEDELGVTVRVTQVDIGDVSYDVAVDVS
- a CDS encoding threonine aldolase family protein, producing MRQLHDPHQRDFASDNYAGAHPEILAALAQANGGHQPAYGEDTYTAHLQQVMKEHFGPATETFPVFNGTGANVTALTSLLPRWGAVITAKSAHINVDENGAPERISGLKLLPIETSDGKLTPDLIDQEAWGWGDEHRAQPLAVSITNSTELGTLYTVEEIRAIAEHAHSNGMVLHLDGARLSNAAAALDAPFRDFTTDVGVDIVSFGGTKNGMLYGEAIVVLDPTASEGLLFLRKLSMQLASKMRFVSAQFLALLTGDLYLRSARHANAMAARLRSSLEQADLPGLEFTHATQANAVFAVLPPGAADELRQQFRFYDWNPAIGEVRWMTSFDTTEQDVDTFVEAITATLKKR